In a genomic window of Parambassis ranga chromosome 24, fParRan2.1, whole genome shotgun sequence:
- the aida gene encoding axin interactor, dorsalization-associated protein isoform X1, with amino-acid sequence MSDVNKTIQKWHASFRKGTDFDSWGQLVEAIDEYQILARQLQKEVQSTNSSDFTEEQKKTLGKIATCLEMRSASLQCTQLKDEFKLEDLKKLESIIKNILTFNKEFPFDVQPVPLRKILAPGEEENLELEEEEDAAAGAGLTEAFPPRAPASQGTLLPRLPSEPGMTLLTIKIEKIGLKDAGQCIDPYMTISVKDVNGVDLNPAQDTPVATRKEDTYIHFSVDVEIQRHVEKLPKGAAIFFEFKHYKPKKKFTSTKCFAFMEMDEIKPGPIVIELYKKPTDFKRKKLQLLTKKPLYLHLLQTLHKDS; translated from the exons ATGTCTGATGTCAACAAGACTATTCAGAAATGGCACGCCAGTTTTAGGAAAGGCACAGACTTTGACTCGTGGGGACAATTAGTGGAGGCTATAGATGAGTACCAAAT TTTGGCCAGACAGCTGCAGAAAGAGGTCCAGTCAACAAATTCATCAGACTtcacagaggagcagaag AAAACTTTAGGGAAGATTGCAACATGTCTGGAGATGAGGAGCGCCAGTTTacag TGTACTCAGTTGAAAGACGAGTTCAAGTTAGAAGACCTGAAGAAACTGGaaagca TAATTAAAAATATACTCACCTTCAACAAGGAGTTTCCTTTTGATGTCCAGCCGGTGCCCTTAAG GAAAATCCTTGCTCCAGGTGAAGAGGAGAacctggagctggaggaggaggaagatgctgcAGCAGGAGCCGGTTTGACAGAAGCCTTTCCGCCGCGTGCTCCCG CTTCACAAG GCACCTTGTTGCCACGGTTACCTTCGGAGCCTGGGATGACCCTTCTTACGATAAAGATTGAGAAAATAGGGCTGAAGGACGCCGGGCAGTGCATTGATCCCTACATGACCATTAGTGTGAAAG ATGTAAATGGTGTGGATCTGAACCCAGCGCAGGACACCCCCGTGGCCACCAGGAAGGAAGACACCTACATTCACTTCAGTGTGGATGTAGAGATCCAGAGACATGTGGAGAAATTACCAAAAG GAGCAGCTATCTTCTTTGAATTCAAGCACTACAAACCCAAGAAGAAGTTTACCAGCACTAAATGTTTTGCCTTCATGGAAATGGACGAGATCAAACCGGGACCCATCGTCATTGAACT GTACAAGAAGCCCACAGACTTCAAGAGGAAgaaactgcagctcctcacaAAGAAACCACTttatcttcatcttcttcagaCGTTACACAAAGACAGCTAA
- the aida gene encoding axin interactor, dorsalization-associated protein isoform X2 yields the protein MSDVNKTIQKWHASFRKGTDFDSWGQLVEAIDEYQILARQLQKEVQSTNSSDFTEEQKKTLGKIATCLEMRSASLQCTQLKDEFKLEDLKKLESIIKNILTFNKEFPFDVQPVPLRKILAPGEEENLELEEEEDAAAGAGLTEAFPPRAPGTLLPRLPSEPGMTLLTIKIEKIGLKDAGQCIDPYMTISVKDVNGVDLNPAQDTPVATRKEDTYIHFSVDVEIQRHVEKLPKGAAIFFEFKHYKPKKKFTSTKCFAFMEMDEIKPGPIVIELYKKPTDFKRKKLQLLTKKPLYLHLLQTLHKDS from the exons ATGTCTGATGTCAACAAGACTATTCAGAAATGGCACGCCAGTTTTAGGAAAGGCACAGACTTTGACTCGTGGGGACAATTAGTGGAGGCTATAGATGAGTACCAAAT TTTGGCCAGACAGCTGCAGAAAGAGGTCCAGTCAACAAATTCATCAGACTtcacagaggagcagaag AAAACTTTAGGGAAGATTGCAACATGTCTGGAGATGAGGAGCGCCAGTTTacag TGTACTCAGTTGAAAGACGAGTTCAAGTTAGAAGACCTGAAGAAACTGGaaagca TAATTAAAAATATACTCACCTTCAACAAGGAGTTTCCTTTTGATGTCCAGCCGGTGCCCTTAAG GAAAATCCTTGCTCCAGGTGAAGAGGAGAacctggagctggaggaggaggaagatgctgcAGCAGGAGCCGGTTTGACAGAAGCCTTTCCGCCGCGTGCTCCCG GCACCTTGTTGCCACGGTTACCTTCGGAGCCTGGGATGACCCTTCTTACGATAAAGATTGAGAAAATAGGGCTGAAGGACGCCGGGCAGTGCATTGATCCCTACATGACCATTAGTGTGAAAG ATGTAAATGGTGTGGATCTGAACCCAGCGCAGGACACCCCCGTGGCCACCAGGAAGGAAGACACCTACATTCACTTCAGTGTGGATGTAGAGATCCAGAGACATGTGGAGAAATTACCAAAAG GAGCAGCTATCTTCTTTGAATTCAAGCACTACAAACCCAAGAAGAAGTTTACCAGCACTAAATGTTTTGCCTTCATGGAAATGGACGAGATCAAACCGGGACCCATCGTCATTGAACT GTACAAGAAGCCCACAGACTTCAAGAGGAAgaaactgcagctcctcacaAAGAAACCACTttatcttcatcttcttcagaCGTTACACAAAGACAGCTAA
- the rnf8 gene encoding E3 ubiquitin-protein ligase rnf8 isoform X1 gives MDNVTPDSCAAEEDEGSDSEVLCLMRVGTKSDWLRLFENTEITVGRGVDVTYQLLSPNCPLMISRLHCTFKQAEDGRWTVTDKKSLNGVWVNGNRIPADEGHPLRLGDSIQLGVPVQGTKVEFDYMLVQRPLKDINPYLAKRQKEGAKAAHVPKKSKRKLMAEEVEPSTSKPKLYRCSSADKCFAMPCPLTAHKRQQSLSHMQPDRTGPSRQVQEAEQPTDNDSTAPCDLDNLQMYSQNILLLREQVDDTQRKVNCLEGEQRQGDSVREEQVRELQGQLETLRVKMHRMETLEKSFSESKKQLEEQKTQQQEELLKKQLAGALQEQKKVLDELALSRQGFEEILLAKNKELEVTKEEKEKARAQKEEVVTQVTEVLENELQCIICSELFIEAVILNCAHSFCCHCIKQWRKKKDECPICRQAIQSQTRCLALDNCIDRMVENLSLEMKERRETLITERKAADSTEVMVIHDDDSSRSSESSSSSLASILSLLSSGVSLDTDGSIRSNSSSPFTEDSSDELDD, from the exons ATGGATAATGTGACCCCGGACTCCTGTGcggctgaggaggatgaaggctcAGACTCGGAGGTTTTATGCTTGATGAGAGTCGGAACAAAATCCGACTGGCTTCGCTTGTTCGAAAACACAGAG ATAACCGTTGGACGTGGTGTGGATGTTACCTACCAGCTGCTGTCTCCAAACTGTCCTCTGATGATCTCCAGGCTGCACTGTACTTTCAAGCAGGCAGAAGATGGCAGGTGGACGGTGACAGACAAGAAG AGTCTCAATGGGGTGTGGGTAAATGGAAACCGTATACCTGCTGATGAAGGCCATCCGCTCAGGCTTGGAGACTCAATACAGCTTGGAGTTCCTGTGCAGGGAACCAAAGTGGAGTTTGACTACATGCTTGTCCAGCGGCCACTCAAAGACATTAATCCCTACCtggcaaagagacagaaagagggtgCTAAAGCGGCCCACGTACCCAAGAAATCCAAGAGGAAGTTGATGGCGGAGGAGGTTGAACCATCTACTTCAAAACCCAAACTGTACCGCTGCTCTTCTGCAGACAAATGCTTTGCAATGCCCTGCCCTCTGACTGCTCACAAACGCCAGCAGAGTCTTAGTCACATGCAGCCAGACAGAACAGGGCCCAGCAGACAAGTCCAAGAAGCAGAGCAACCCACAGATAACGACAGCACAGCTCCATGTGACCTGGACAACTTGCAAAT GTACAGCCAGAACATTTTGCTTCTTAGGGAGCAGGTGGATGACACCCAGCGGAAAGTGAACTGTTTGGAGGGAGAACAACGACAGGGTGACTCtgtcagggaggagcaggtcagGGAGCTGCAGGGTCAGTTAGAGACACTCAGAGTGAAAATGCACAGAATGGAGACATTAGAGAAGTCCTTCAGTGAATCTAAGAAGCAGCTAGAG gaacagaaaacacagcagcaagagGAGCTTTTGAAAAAACAGCTGGCCGGTGCCTTGCAAGAG caaaaaaaggttCTAGACGAACTCGCCCTCTCTCGACAAGGCTTTGAGGAGATCCTCTTGgccaaaaacaaagagctggAAGTAACAAAG gaggagaaagaaaaagccAGAGCCCAAAAAGAGGAAGTTGTCACTCAAGTGACTGAAGTCCTGGAGAACGAACTTCAGTGTATCATCTGCTCAGAACTCTTCATCGAG GCTGTCATCCTGAACTGCGCTCACAGCTTCTGCTGTCACTGCATCAAGCAGTGGCGGAAAAAGAAAGATGAGTGCCCCATCTGCCGACAGGCCATCCAGTCCCAGACTCGCTGTCTGGCGCTGGACAACTGCATCGACCGCATGGTGGAAAATCTCAGCCTGGaaatgaaggagaggagagagacactCATCACTGAGAGGAAAG CAGCTGACTCTACAGAGGTGATGGTGATCCATGATGACGACAGTAGCAGAAGCAGCGAAAGCAGCAGTAGTAGCTTGGCGTCTATACTTAGCCTCCTCAGTTCTGGGGTCTCTTTGGACACAGACGGTAGCATTCGGTCGAACTCCAGCTCTCCCTTTACTGAAGACAGTTCTGATGAGCTGGATGATTGA
- the rnf8 gene encoding E3 ubiquitin-protein ligase rnf8 isoform X4, with product MDNVTPDSCAAEEDEGSDSEVLCLMRVGTKSDWLRLFENTEITVGRGVDVTYQLLSPNCPLMISRLHCTFKQAEDGRWTVTDKKSLNGVWVNGNRIPADEGHPLRLGDSIQLGVPVQGTKVEFDYMLVQRPLKDINPYLAKRQKEGAKAAHVPKKSKRKLMAEEVEPSTSKPKLYRCSSADKCFAMPCPLTAHKRQQSLSHMQPDRTGPSRQVQEAEQPTDNDSTAPCDLDNLQMYSQNILLLREQVDDTQRKVNCLEGEQRQGDSVREEQVRELQGQLETLRVKMHRMETLEKSFSESKKQLEEQKTQQQEELLKKQLAGALQEQKKVLDELALSRQGFEEILLAKNKELEVTKEEKEKARAQKEEVVTQVTEVLENELQCIICSELFIEAVILNCAHSFCCHCIKQWRKKKDECPICRQAIQSQTRCLALDNCIDRMVENLSLEMKERRETLITERKGESS from the exons ATGGATAATGTGACCCCGGACTCCTGTGcggctgaggaggatgaaggctcAGACTCGGAGGTTTTATGCTTGATGAGAGTCGGAACAAAATCCGACTGGCTTCGCTTGTTCGAAAACACAGAG ATAACCGTTGGACGTGGTGTGGATGTTACCTACCAGCTGCTGTCTCCAAACTGTCCTCTGATGATCTCCAGGCTGCACTGTACTTTCAAGCAGGCAGAAGATGGCAGGTGGACGGTGACAGACAAGAAG AGTCTCAATGGGGTGTGGGTAAATGGAAACCGTATACCTGCTGATGAAGGCCATCCGCTCAGGCTTGGAGACTCAATACAGCTTGGAGTTCCTGTGCAGGGAACCAAAGTGGAGTTTGACTACATGCTTGTCCAGCGGCCACTCAAAGACATTAATCCCTACCtggcaaagagacagaaagagggtgCTAAAGCGGCCCACGTACCCAAGAAATCCAAGAGGAAGTTGATGGCGGAGGAGGTTGAACCATCTACTTCAAAACCCAAACTGTACCGCTGCTCTTCTGCAGACAAATGCTTTGCAATGCCCTGCCCTCTGACTGCTCACAAACGCCAGCAGAGTCTTAGTCACATGCAGCCAGACAGAACAGGGCCCAGCAGACAAGTCCAAGAAGCAGAGCAACCCACAGATAACGACAGCACAGCTCCATGTGACCTGGACAACTTGCAAAT GTACAGCCAGAACATTTTGCTTCTTAGGGAGCAGGTGGATGACACCCAGCGGAAAGTGAACTGTTTGGAGGGAGAACAACGACAGGGTGACTCtgtcagggaggagcaggtcagGGAGCTGCAGGGTCAGTTAGAGACACTCAGAGTGAAAATGCACAGAATGGAGACATTAGAGAAGTCCTTCAGTGAATCTAAGAAGCAGCTAGAG gaacagaaaacacagcagcaagagGAGCTTTTGAAAAAACAGCTGGCCGGTGCCTTGCAAGAG caaaaaaaggttCTAGACGAACTCGCCCTCTCTCGACAAGGCTTTGAGGAGATCCTCTTGgccaaaaacaaagagctggAAGTAACAAAG gaggagaaagaaaaagccAGAGCCCAAAAAGAGGAAGTTGTCACTCAAGTGACTGAAGTCCTGGAGAACGAACTTCAGTGTATCATCTGCTCAGAACTCTTCATCGAG GCTGTCATCCTGAACTGCGCTCACAGCTTCTGCTGTCACTGCATCAAGCAGTGGCGGAAAAAGAAAGATGAGTGCCCCATCTGCCGACAGGCCATCCAGTCCCAGACTCGCTGTCTGGCGCTGGACAACTGCATCGACCGCATGGTGGAAAATCTCAGCCTGGaaatgaaggagaggagagagacactCATCACTGAGAGGAAAGGTGAGAG CAGCTGA
- the rnf8 gene encoding E3 ubiquitin-protein ligase rnf8 isoform X2: MDNVTPDSCAAEEDEGSDSEVLCLMRVGTKSDWLRLFENTEITVGRGVDVTYQLLSPNCPLMISRLHCTFKQAEDGRWTVTDKKSLNGVWVNGNRIPADEGHPLRLGDSIQLGVPVQGTKVEFDYMLVQRPLKDINPYLAKRQKEGAKAAHVPKKSKRKLMAEEVEPSTSKPKLYRCSSADKCFAMPCPLTAHKRQQSLSHMQPDRTGPSRQVQEAEQPTDNDSTAPCDLDNLQMYSQNILLLREQVDDTQRKVNCLEGEQRQGDSVREEQVRELQGQLETLRVKMHRMETLEKSFSESKKQLEEQKTQQQEELLKKQLAGALQEQKKVLDELALSRQGFEEILLAKNKELEVTKEEKEKARAQKEEVVTQVTEVLENELQCIICSELFIEAVILNCAHSFCCHCIKQWRKKKDECPICRQAIQSQTRCLALDNCIDRMVENLSLEMKERRETLITERKADSTEVMVIHDDDSSRSSESSSSSLASILSLLSSGVSLDTDGSIRSNSSSPFTEDSSDELDD, from the exons ATGGATAATGTGACCCCGGACTCCTGTGcggctgaggaggatgaaggctcAGACTCGGAGGTTTTATGCTTGATGAGAGTCGGAACAAAATCCGACTGGCTTCGCTTGTTCGAAAACACAGAG ATAACCGTTGGACGTGGTGTGGATGTTACCTACCAGCTGCTGTCTCCAAACTGTCCTCTGATGATCTCCAGGCTGCACTGTACTTTCAAGCAGGCAGAAGATGGCAGGTGGACGGTGACAGACAAGAAG AGTCTCAATGGGGTGTGGGTAAATGGAAACCGTATACCTGCTGATGAAGGCCATCCGCTCAGGCTTGGAGACTCAATACAGCTTGGAGTTCCTGTGCAGGGAACCAAAGTGGAGTTTGACTACATGCTTGTCCAGCGGCCACTCAAAGACATTAATCCCTACCtggcaaagagacagaaagagggtgCTAAAGCGGCCCACGTACCCAAGAAATCCAAGAGGAAGTTGATGGCGGAGGAGGTTGAACCATCTACTTCAAAACCCAAACTGTACCGCTGCTCTTCTGCAGACAAATGCTTTGCAATGCCCTGCCCTCTGACTGCTCACAAACGCCAGCAGAGTCTTAGTCACATGCAGCCAGACAGAACAGGGCCCAGCAGACAAGTCCAAGAAGCAGAGCAACCCACAGATAACGACAGCACAGCTCCATGTGACCTGGACAACTTGCAAAT GTACAGCCAGAACATTTTGCTTCTTAGGGAGCAGGTGGATGACACCCAGCGGAAAGTGAACTGTTTGGAGGGAGAACAACGACAGGGTGACTCtgtcagggaggagcaggtcagGGAGCTGCAGGGTCAGTTAGAGACACTCAGAGTGAAAATGCACAGAATGGAGACATTAGAGAAGTCCTTCAGTGAATCTAAGAAGCAGCTAGAG gaacagaaaacacagcagcaagagGAGCTTTTGAAAAAACAGCTGGCCGGTGCCTTGCAAGAG caaaaaaaggttCTAGACGAACTCGCCCTCTCTCGACAAGGCTTTGAGGAGATCCTCTTGgccaaaaacaaagagctggAAGTAACAAAG gaggagaaagaaaaagccAGAGCCCAAAAAGAGGAAGTTGTCACTCAAGTGACTGAAGTCCTGGAGAACGAACTTCAGTGTATCATCTGCTCAGAACTCTTCATCGAG GCTGTCATCCTGAACTGCGCTCACAGCTTCTGCTGTCACTGCATCAAGCAGTGGCGGAAAAAGAAAGATGAGTGCCCCATCTGCCGACAGGCCATCCAGTCCCAGACTCGCTGTCTGGCGCTGGACAACTGCATCGACCGCATGGTGGAAAATCTCAGCCTGGaaatgaaggagaggagagagacactCATCACTGAGAGGAAAG CTGACTCTACAGAGGTGATGGTGATCCATGATGACGACAGTAGCAGAAGCAGCGAAAGCAGCAGTAGTAGCTTGGCGTCTATACTTAGCCTCCTCAGTTCTGGGGTCTCTTTGGACACAGACGGTAGCATTCGGTCGAACTCCAGCTCTCCCTTTACTGAAGACAGTTCTGATGAGCTGGATGATTGA
- the rnf8 gene encoding E3 ubiquitin-protein ligase rnf8 isoform X5: protein MDNVTPDSCAAEEDEGSDSEVLCLMRVGTKSDWLRLFENTEITVGRGVDVTYQLLSPNCPLMISRLHCTFKQAEDGRWTVTDKKSLNGVWVNGNRIPADEGHPLRLGDSIQLGVPVQGTKVEFDYMLVQRPLKDINPYLAKRQKEGAKAAHVPKKSKRKLMAEEVEPSTSKPKLYRCSSADKCFAMPCPLTAHKRQQSLSHMQPDRTGPSRQVQEAEQPTDNDSTAPCDLDNLQMYSQNILLLREQVDDTQRKVNCLEGEQRQGDSVREEQVRELQGQLETLRVKMHRMETLEKSFSESKKQLEEQKTQQQEELLKKQLAGALQEQKKVLDELALSRQGFEEILLAKNKELEVTKEEKEKARAQKEEVVTQVTEVLENELQCIICSELFIEAVILNCAHSFCCHCIKQWRKKKDECPICRQAIQSQTRCLALDNCIDRMVENLSLEMKERRETLITERKGES, encoded by the exons ATGGATAATGTGACCCCGGACTCCTGTGcggctgaggaggatgaaggctcAGACTCGGAGGTTTTATGCTTGATGAGAGTCGGAACAAAATCCGACTGGCTTCGCTTGTTCGAAAACACAGAG ATAACCGTTGGACGTGGTGTGGATGTTACCTACCAGCTGCTGTCTCCAAACTGTCCTCTGATGATCTCCAGGCTGCACTGTACTTTCAAGCAGGCAGAAGATGGCAGGTGGACGGTGACAGACAAGAAG AGTCTCAATGGGGTGTGGGTAAATGGAAACCGTATACCTGCTGATGAAGGCCATCCGCTCAGGCTTGGAGACTCAATACAGCTTGGAGTTCCTGTGCAGGGAACCAAAGTGGAGTTTGACTACATGCTTGTCCAGCGGCCACTCAAAGACATTAATCCCTACCtggcaaagagacagaaagagggtgCTAAAGCGGCCCACGTACCCAAGAAATCCAAGAGGAAGTTGATGGCGGAGGAGGTTGAACCATCTACTTCAAAACCCAAACTGTACCGCTGCTCTTCTGCAGACAAATGCTTTGCAATGCCCTGCCCTCTGACTGCTCACAAACGCCAGCAGAGTCTTAGTCACATGCAGCCAGACAGAACAGGGCCCAGCAGACAAGTCCAAGAAGCAGAGCAACCCACAGATAACGACAGCACAGCTCCATGTGACCTGGACAACTTGCAAAT GTACAGCCAGAACATTTTGCTTCTTAGGGAGCAGGTGGATGACACCCAGCGGAAAGTGAACTGTTTGGAGGGAGAACAACGACAGGGTGACTCtgtcagggaggagcaggtcagGGAGCTGCAGGGTCAGTTAGAGACACTCAGAGTGAAAATGCACAGAATGGAGACATTAGAGAAGTCCTTCAGTGAATCTAAGAAGCAGCTAGAG gaacagaaaacacagcagcaagagGAGCTTTTGAAAAAACAGCTGGCCGGTGCCTTGCAAGAG caaaaaaaggttCTAGACGAACTCGCCCTCTCTCGACAAGGCTTTGAGGAGATCCTCTTGgccaaaaacaaagagctggAAGTAACAAAG gaggagaaagaaaaagccAGAGCCCAAAAAGAGGAAGTTGTCACTCAAGTGACTGAAGTCCTGGAGAACGAACTTCAGTGTATCATCTGCTCAGAACTCTTCATCGAG GCTGTCATCCTGAACTGCGCTCACAGCTTCTGCTGTCACTGCATCAAGCAGTGGCGGAAAAAGAAAGATGAGTGCCCCATCTGCCGACAGGCCATCCAGTCCCAGACTCGCTGTCTGGCGCTGGACAACTGCATCGACCGCATGGTGGAAAATCTCAGCCTGGaaatgaaggagaggagagagacactCATCACTGAGAGGAAAGGTGAGAG CTGA
- the rnf8 gene encoding E3 ubiquitin-protein ligase rnf8 isoform X3 — MDNVTPDSCAAEEDEGSDSEVLCLMRVGTKSDWLRLFENTEITVGRGVDVTYQLLSPNCPLMISRLHCTFKQAEDGRWTVTDKKSLNGVWVNGNRIPADEGHPLRLGDSIQLGVPVQGTKVEFDYMLVQRPLKDINPYLAKRQKEGAKAAHVPKKSKRKLMAEEVEPSTSKPKLYRCSSADKCFAMPCPLTAHKRQQSLSHMQPDRTGPSRQVQEAEQPTDNDSTAPCDLDNLQMYSQNILLLREQVDDTQRKVNCLEGEQRQGDSVREEQEQKTQQQEELLKKQLAGALQEQKKVLDELALSRQGFEEILLAKNKELEVTKEEKEKARAQKEEVVTQVTEVLENELQCIICSELFIEAVILNCAHSFCCHCIKQWRKKKDECPICRQAIQSQTRCLALDNCIDRMVENLSLEMKERRETLITERKAADSTEVMVIHDDDSSRSSESSSSSLASILSLLSSGVSLDTDGSIRSNSSSPFTEDSSDELDD; from the exons ATGGATAATGTGACCCCGGACTCCTGTGcggctgaggaggatgaaggctcAGACTCGGAGGTTTTATGCTTGATGAGAGTCGGAACAAAATCCGACTGGCTTCGCTTGTTCGAAAACACAGAG ATAACCGTTGGACGTGGTGTGGATGTTACCTACCAGCTGCTGTCTCCAAACTGTCCTCTGATGATCTCCAGGCTGCACTGTACTTTCAAGCAGGCAGAAGATGGCAGGTGGACGGTGACAGACAAGAAG AGTCTCAATGGGGTGTGGGTAAATGGAAACCGTATACCTGCTGATGAAGGCCATCCGCTCAGGCTTGGAGACTCAATACAGCTTGGAGTTCCTGTGCAGGGAACCAAAGTGGAGTTTGACTACATGCTTGTCCAGCGGCCACTCAAAGACATTAATCCCTACCtggcaaagagacagaaagagggtgCTAAAGCGGCCCACGTACCCAAGAAATCCAAGAGGAAGTTGATGGCGGAGGAGGTTGAACCATCTACTTCAAAACCCAAACTGTACCGCTGCTCTTCTGCAGACAAATGCTTTGCAATGCCCTGCCCTCTGACTGCTCACAAACGCCAGCAGAGTCTTAGTCACATGCAGCCAGACAGAACAGGGCCCAGCAGACAAGTCCAAGAAGCAGAGCAACCCACAGATAACGACAGCACAGCTCCATGTGACCTGGACAACTTGCAAAT GTACAGCCAGAACATTTTGCTTCTTAGGGAGCAGGTGGATGACACCCAGCGGAAAGTGAACTGTTTGGAGGGAGAACAACGACAGGGTGACTCtgtcagggaggagcag gaacagaaaacacagcagcaagagGAGCTTTTGAAAAAACAGCTGGCCGGTGCCTTGCAAGAG caaaaaaaggttCTAGACGAACTCGCCCTCTCTCGACAAGGCTTTGAGGAGATCCTCTTGgccaaaaacaaagagctggAAGTAACAAAG gaggagaaagaaaaagccAGAGCCCAAAAAGAGGAAGTTGTCACTCAAGTGACTGAAGTCCTGGAGAACGAACTTCAGTGTATCATCTGCTCAGAACTCTTCATCGAG GCTGTCATCCTGAACTGCGCTCACAGCTTCTGCTGTCACTGCATCAAGCAGTGGCGGAAAAAGAAAGATGAGTGCCCCATCTGCCGACAGGCCATCCAGTCCCAGACTCGCTGTCTGGCGCTGGACAACTGCATCGACCGCATGGTGGAAAATCTCAGCCTGGaaatgaaggagaggagagagacactCATCACTGAGAGGAAAG CAGCTGACTCTACAGAGGTGATGGTGATCCATGATGACGACAGTAGCAGAAGCAGCGAAAGCAGCAGTAGTAGCTTGGCGTCTATACTTAGCCTCCTCAGTTCTGGGGTCTCTTTGGACACAGACGGTAGCATTCGGTCGAACTCCAGCTCTCCCTTTACTGAAGACAGTTCTGATGAGCTGGATGATTGA
- the drc5 gene encoding dynein regulatory complex subunit 5, translating to MRRIIAEDFDWSLAIVPTLSDICLHCIVKNFEEQPIFEELTSTEKDFLQEKLSLSIPLSVTANLVSDGNYWKRCCEQRWDFCEVSNYGNSWKRMYFERHLVNIIELFIPAVTDPKAVLNIIPLCRNYVKKLNISQLLPPVLPPQQEEEDDSDLALKNKDDEPSIDHFDFSILLDKLTNLEELRLVYKVKQCGMNFEWNMFEMSDRDCESLAKALQSCKTLKILSIKSSYIDDKKCRLLMKYLLDHPSLKELDLSYNEIGDSGARGICNLLTRSKLEILNMCDNRISCSGAKAIAHMLSKEDSTLLSLNLRLNRVRDEGGQAIGEALLNNRTLLDLHLGANVMTEHTAFTLSKVLLHNKTLKTINLSCNKLGELGVQALKEAMSANKSLIECDISLTEEEEETASLINQVV from the exons ATGAGGAGGATTATTGCTGAAGATTTTGACTGGTCCCTGGCTATAGTGCCTACATTGTCAGATATATGTCTGCACTGCATTGTGAAGAATTTTGAAG AACAGCCCATCTTTGAGGAACTTACATCCACAGAGAAAGACTTCCTCCAGGAGAAACTGTCCCTCTCAATTCCTCTGTCTGTAACAGCCAACCTGGTGAGTGACGGCAACTACTGGAAGCGGTGTTGTGAGCAGAGGTGGGACTTTTGTGAAGTCTCCAACTATGGTAACAGCTGGAAACGAATGTACTTTGAGAGGCACTTGGTGAACATTATTGAGCTCTTTATTCCAGCTGTAACAGACCCAAAGGCGGTCCTAAACATCATCCCACTTTGTAGGAACTATGTCAAAAAGCTGAACATCTCCCAGCTGCTGCCGCCTGTCCTTCCTCCacaacaggaggaagaggatgactCAGACTTGGCCCTTAAAAACAAGGATGATGAACCAAGCATTGACCATTTTGACTTTAGCATCCTGCTTGACAAGCTGACAAACCTGGAAGAGCTGCGTTTGGTGTATAAAGTCAAACAATGTGGTATGAACTTTGAGTGGAATATGTTTGAAATGAGTGACCGTGACTGTGAGTCTCTCGCCAAGGCCCTGCAGTCCTGTAAGACTTTGAAG ATTTTAAGCATCAAATCAAGCTACATTGATGATAAAAAGTGTCGCCTCTTGATGAAATACCTTTTGGACCACCCCTCCCTGAAGGAGCTTGACTTGTCTTACAATGAGATTGGAGACAGTGGTGCAAGAGGCATCTGCAATCTGCTGACCAGGAGCAAGCTGGAGATCCTTAACATGTGTGACAACAGAATTAGCTGCTCAGGAGCCAAAGCTATAGCTCATATGTTATCCAAGGAAGACTCCACACTTTTGTCTCTCAACCTGCGGCTGAATCGTGTGAGGGATGAGGGCGGTCAGGCTATAGGCGAGGCCTTGTTGAATAACAGGACCCTGCTTGATCTGCACCTGGGAGCCAATGTGATGACTGAGCATACTGCTTTTACCCTTTCTAAAGTGCTGCTGCACAATAAAACCCTGAAGACCATCAATCTCTCCTGCAACAAGTTGGGTGAG CTTGGAGTTCAAGCACTGAAGGAGGCAATGTCTGCCAACAAGAGTCTCATAGAGTGTGATATCAGcctgacagaagaagaagaggagactgCTTCCCTTATCAATCAGGTGGTTTGA